Part of the Streptomyces sp. HSG2 genome, TGGCGGTTCCTGCCGTGCGCCCCCTGTGCGAGGGCGCGGGGTTCCGTACGGGAATCGGCCGCCCGCCGACCGGTCTCGTCCGGACCTCCGCCTTCGATACGCGGAGCGATCAGGCCCCGCTCACCTGTACGCGTGGGCGCCGAACCCTCATAGGGTGAGGAGTGCGGGATACCGGCGGTGATCACGAGGAGGACTGCGGTGAGCGAGACGAGCCCCAAGTTGCGCGCCGAACTGGAGGACATCCCCACGTACCGGCCGGGCAGGGCCGCGGCGTCCGGGGGACGTGTCGCCTACAAACTCTCCTCCAACGAGAACCCCTATCCGCCGTTGCCCGGGGTGCTGGAATCGGTGGTGGCCGCCGCGGCCTCCTTCAACCGCTACCCGGACATGGCCTGCGCCGGTCTGATGGACGAACTGTCCGAGCGGTTCGGCGTCCCGCTCGCGCATCTCGCCACGGGCACCGGATCCGTGGGCGTCGCCCAGCAACTGCTCCAGGCCACCTCGGGGCCGGGCGACGAGGTGATCTACGCCTGGCGGTCCTTCGAGGCCTACCCGATCATCACTCGGATCAGCGGCGCGACGGCCGTGCCCGTCCCGCTGACCGTCGGTGAGGAACACGACCTGGACGCGATGGCGGACGCCGTGACCGCGCGAACCCGCCTGATCTTCGTCTGCAATCCCAACAACCCGACCGGTACCGCCGTGCGGCGGGACGCCCTGGAGCGCTTCCTGGACCGGGTGCCGGCGGATGTCCTGGTCGTGCTCGACGAGGCCTACCGCGAGTTCGTTCGCGACCGCGAGGTCCCGGACGGCGTCGAGGTGTACAGGAGCCGCCCCAACGTCTGCGTCCTGCGCACCTTCTCCAAGGCCTACGGCCTGGCGGGTCTGCGGGTCGGGTTCGCCGTCGCGCACGAGCCGGTGGCGGCGGCCCTGCGCAAGACGGCGGTCCCGTTCGGCGTCAGCGCTCCCGCGCAGGCGGCGGCCATCGCCTCGCTGCGGGCGGAGGACGAACTGCTGGGGCGGGTCGGCAACCTCGTCGGCGAACGTACCCGGGTGGTCGACGAGCTGCGGTCCCAGGGCTGGACGGTCCCCGGGACCCACGCCAACTTCGTGTGGCTGCGGCTGGGCGAGCGCACCGCGGCCTTCGCCGACGCGTGCGAACAGGCCGGAGTGGTCGTCCGCCCGTTCCCCGGGGAAGGCGTCCGCATCACGATCGGCGAGAACGAGGCCAACGACATCCTGTTGAAGACGGCGGAGCAGTTCCACCGAATTCTCTGAATCGGCGCGCGGGTCCCCGGGCGGTTTCGCCGCCCCGGGGCCCCGGCGCCTCACCCGACAGAGCCGCCGGCCCCCCCGTCGTCCGGCGGCTCTGCCGTCGTCCGGCGTGTGGAGCCGGATTCCCCGGGCCGCTCCTCCGCCCGCAGTGCGGACCCCTCCCCCCGGCGCCGTCCGCCCTCGGCGCCCCGGGTCCGCGGCCGGTCGAGAGACCGCGACGCGCGTGGCCAGGGCCACATGGGACCCCCCTGACAAATGGCCGAAAGCAGTACGACATAATGCTTGTGAATGTGAACGCGTTCACAAGCATGGTTGGTGGGCCCTCCTCACGAGGGTGGTGCGCGGACACGAGGCGCCGCCCTCGTGGGGCGGTGGCGAAGCGAGGGAGAACGACGACGTGGACATGGCTTTGGCGCCGGAGACGCTGGCGCGTTGGCAGTTCGGGATCACCACCGTCTACCACTTCCTGTTCGTCCCGTTGACGATCTCGCTTGCCGCTCTCACGGCGGGGCTGCAGACGGCCTGGGTGCGGACAGGCAAGGAGAAGTACCTCCAGGCGACCAAGTTCTGGGGCAAGCTCTTCCTGATCAACATCGCCATGGGCGTGGTCACCGGGATCGTGCAGGAGTTCCAGTTCGGTATGAACTGGTCCGACTACTCCCGGTTCGTCGGAGACGTCTTCGGGGCGCCACTCGCCTTCGAGGCACTGATCGCCTTCTTCTTCGAATCGACCTTCATCGGGCTGTGGATCTTTGGATGGGACAAGCTGCCGAAGAAGATCCATCTGGCCTGCATCTGGATGGTCTCGATCGGCACGTTGCTGTCCGCCTACTTCATCCTGGCCGCGAACTCGTGGATGCAGCACCCGGTCGGCTACCGGATCAACCCGGAGAAGGGGCGCGCCGAGCTGACCGACTTCTGGGCGGTCCTCACCCAGAACACCGCTGTCAACCAGGTCTTCCACAGTTTCTCGGCCGCGTTCCTCACCGGCGGTGCCTTCATGGTGGGCATCGCCGCCTTCCACCTTATGCGCGGGAGGCACATCCCGGTGATGCGGACGTCGCTCCGCCTCGGTCTGGTCACCCTGGCCGTCGGCGGCCTGCTCACGGCGGTCAGCGGAGACACCCTGGGCAAGGTCATGTACGAGCAGCAGCCGATGAAGATGGCCGCCGCCGAGGCCCTCTGGGAGGGGGAGGAACCGGCACCGTTCTCCGTCTTCGCCTACGGAGACGTCGACGAGGGGCACAACAAGGTCGCCTTGGAGATCCCCGGCCTGCTGTCCTTCCTCGCTCACAGCGACTTCGAGTCCTACGTCCCGGGCATCAACGACACCAACGAGGCGCTGCGGGAGCAGTTCGGGCCCGGCGACTACAAGCCGATCGTCCCGGTCGCCTACTGGGGCTTTCGATGGATGATCGGTTTCGGTATGGCGTCCCTCTCGCTGGGCCTGCTCGGGTTGTGGCTCACCCGCCGGAGGTTCCTCCTGCCAGGACGCTGGCGGACGGGGGAGGAGGAGGTGCCCCACCTCGTCCTGTTCGGGAAGCCGCTCGGCCGCTCGACCACCCGTCTCTACTGGCTGGCCGCGCTCTGGACCATGGGCTTCCCGCTCGTCGCCAACTCCTGGGGCTGGATCTTCACCGAGATGGGGCGTCAGCCGTGGGTCGTCTACGGCTTGTTCCGGACCGAGGACGCCGTGTCGCCGGGTGTCTCCCAGACCGAAGTCCTCATCTCCATGGTCGTCTTCACCCTTCTGTACGCGGTGTTGGCCGTCATCGAGGTGAGACTGCTCGCCAAGTACGTGAAGGACGGACCCCCCGAGTTGACCGAGGCCGACCTGAACCCCCCCACCCGGATCGGCGGCGACCCCCGGGACGCCGACAAGCCCATGGCGTTCTCGTACTAGGTCGAGGGAGCTGACCGACATGGAACTGCATGACGTCTGGTTCGTCCTGATAGCCGTCCTGTGGACCGGCTACTTCTTCCTGGAGGGCTTCGACTTCGGCGTGGGCGTGCTCACCCGACTGCTGGCGAGGGACCGGCCCGAGAAGCGGGTACTGATCAACACCATCGGGCCGGTCTGGGACGGGAACGAGGTATGGCTGCTCACCGCTGGCGGGGCGACCTTCGCGGCGTTCCCGGAGTGGTACGCCACCCTCTTCTCCGGGTTCTACCTGCCGTTGCTGGCCATCCTCGTCTGCCTCATCGTCCGCGGCGTGGCCTTCGAGTACCGGGTCAAGCGGGCGGGGGAACGGTGGCAGCGGAACTGGGAGACCGCGATCTTCTGGACCTCCCTGATACCGGCGTTCCTCTGGGGTGTGGCCTTCGGCAACATCGTCCGAGGTGTCCCCATCGATCGTGACCTGGAGTACGTGGGTGGTGTCGTCGACCTGCTCAACCCCTACGCCTTGTTGGGCGGGCTGGTGACCCTCAGCCTGTTCACCTTCCACGGAGCCGTGTTCACGGGGCTCAAGACGGTCGGAGAGATCCGGCTCCGCGCCCGGGCTCTGGCCGCCCGTGTGGGCGTGCTCACAGCGATCCTGGCCTCGGTCTTCCTGGGGTGGACCCAGTCGGGGGGCGGGGACCGGTGGAGCCTGCTCGCACTGATGGTGGCGGTCGTCGCCCTCGTCGGCTCCCTGGCCGCGAACCGAGCCGCTCGCGAGGGATGGGCCTTCGCCCTCTCCGGGGTCACCATCGTGGCGACCGTCGCCATGCTCTTCCTGACGCTCTTTCCCGCCGTCATGCCGTCCACGCTGGACGCCGGATGGAGCCTCACCGTGACCAACGCCTCGTCCAGCCCGTACACGCTGCGCATCATGACCTGGTTGGCGGTGATCGCCACGCCCCTCGTTCTGCTCTACCAGGGCTGGACGTACTGGGTGTTCCGGAAGCGGATCGGCACCCATCACCTCGCCGATGCCGGGCACTGAGAAGGGTGCGACACGATGACGCGTCCCAGGTGCGCCGTTCCACGTGAAACAACGAGCCCGAAGGGGACGTGTTCCACGTGAAACCGGTCGATCCTCGGTTGTGGCGATACGCCCGAGCCACGCGTGGCTTCCTCCTGGCCTTGGTGGTGCTGGGGGGCGTCGGCGCCGGCCTGCTCGTCGGCCAGGCCATGCTCGTCGCCGACATCGTCGTGGGCGCCTTCCAACACGGGCGATCGGTCGCCGAGCTACGGACGCCGCTTCTGTTGTCGGTGGCCGTCGCCTGTGGCCGGGCGGTCGTGGGTCGACTGACGGAGAGCGCCGCGCATCGGGCCGCGGCGGCCGTCAAGTCGGAACTCCGGATCCGCCTCCTGGACCGGGCCGCCGCCCTCGGCCCGGGATGGCTCAGCGGGCAGCGCACGGGGTCGCTGGTCACTCTGGCGACTCGGGGTGTGGACGCCCTCGACGAGTACTTCTCCCGCTATCTGCCCCAGTTGGGCCTCGCTGTGGTGGTCCCCACCGCCGTACTGGCCCGCATCGTCACGGAGGACTGGGTCTCGGCCGCCATCATCGTCGGCACCCTGCCGCTCATCCCCGTGTTCATGGTCCTCATCGGCTGGGCGACGCAGTCCCGCATGGACCGGCAGTGGCGTCTGCTGTCCCGACTGTCCGGCCACTTCCTGGACGTGGTGGTCGGGCTGCCCACGCTGAAGGTGTTCGGGCGAGCCCGTGCCCAGGCCGAGTCGATCAAGCGGATCACCGATGAGTACCGTCGAGCGACCATGCGGACCCTTCGGGTCGCCTTCCTCTCCTCGTTCGCCTTGGAGTTGCTCGCCACACTGTCGGTCGCCCTGGTCGCCGTCACGATCGGCATGCGGCTCGTCCACGGTGAGATGACGTTGTACCACGGTCTCCTCGTGCTCCTGCTCGCACCGGAGGCCTACCTGCCACTTCGCCAGGTCGGGGCGCGATACCACGCGGCGGCGGAGGGGCTGGCGGCGGCCGAGGACGTCTTCCGGATCCTGGAGACCCCGGCACCGCGCCACGGACACGCCATCGTGCCTCGCTCGGGGGCGATCGACTTCGACGGGGTGACGGTCCGACGTCCGGGGCGGAGCGGCGACGTGGTGACGGACGTGACCTTCACCGTGCGGCCCGGCGAGACCGTCGCGTTGGTCGGGCCCAGCGGAGCGGGCAAGTCGACACTGGTCGATGTGGTGCTCGGCTTCGTGAAGCCGGCGGCCGGGCACGTACGCGTCGGGGGTGTCGATCTCGCCGAGGCGGACCCGGCGCTTTGGCGCGCGCGGGTCGCCTGGGTGCCCCAGCGCCCCCACGTGTTCGCCGGAACGGTCGCCGACAACGTGCGGTTGGCCCGCCCCGACGCCGACGACGCCGCGGTGCGGCGGGCGCTGCGGCACGCCGGGGCACTCGCCTTCGTGGACGCTCTGCCGGAGGCGGAGCGGACCGTCCTCGGTGAGGACGGCACCGGACTGTCCGCGGGGCAACGGCAGCGGTTGGCCCTGGCGCGGGCGTTCCTGGCGGATCGGCCGATCCTCCTCATGGACGAACCGACGGCGGCCCTGGACGGGACTACGGAGGCCGATGTCGTGGAGGCGGTGCGGCGGCTATCCGTCGATCGGACCGTTCTTCTCGTCACGCACCGTCCCGCGCTGCTGCGGGTGGCGGACCGCGTCGTGCGGTTGCCGGGCGACGAGGAGCCCTCCACCGCGCCGGTGGCTTCCCCTGGCTCCCCCGCCGCGGCGCCGTCTCCCTCGCCGTCCGTCGCCGGCGGGGAGCCGGCCGGGCCGGAAGACGGTGGCGGACTCGCCGTCCTCGCACCGGGGCGCAGTCGCGGGGGGCGCGCACTCGTCCGTGTCCGGGCGGCTGCCCCGGCCAGGCGGGGACGGCTCGGGCTCGCCTTGCTGCTCGGCTCGCTCGCCCTCGGGTCGGCCGTCGGGCTGATGGCCACCTCGGGTTGGCTGATCTCCCGAGCCGCGCAGCAACCCCCGGTCCTCTATCTGATGCTGGCCGTGACCGCCACCCGGGCCTTCGGCATCGGCCGCGCGGTCTTCCGGTACGCGGAACGTCTCGTATCCCACGACGCCGTCCTGCGCATGCTGGCCGACACCAGGGTCGCCGTCTACCGCCGGCTCGAACGACTGGCCCCCGCTGGGTTGCGGGATCGCAGGCGGGGCGATCTGCTGGTCCGTCTCGTCGCCGACGTGGACGCCTTGCAGGACCACTGGCTGCGCTGGTGGCTGCCCGCCGGCTCCGCGGTCGTGGTCTCCGGGGCGGCCGTGGCCTTCACGGCCTGGATGCTTCCCGAGGCGGGCGCGGTACTGGCGGCGGGCTTGCTCGCGGCCGGGGTGGGGGTGCCTGCGGTCACCGCGTCGGTGGCCCGGCGGGCCGATCGTCGGCTTGCCCCCGCCCGCGCGGCGCTCGCGGTACGGGTGACCGAGTTGTTCGGCGGCATCGCGGAGCTGACCGTCGCCGGTGCGCTCCGGGGGAGGGCGGGCGCGGTCCGACGGGCCGACGCCGAGCTCACCCGGATCGCGTCCCGCGAGGCGAGGGCCGTCGCCATCGGGGACGGGCTGACCGCCCTGGTCTCGGGGCTCACGCTCACCGCCGGTGCCTTCGTCGTCGTCCGTGCGGTGGCCGACGGTCGGTTCGACGGTCTGCTCGCGGCGGTGACCGTGCTGACCTGCGTCGCCGCCTTCGAAGGGGTACTGGGGATGCCGCTCGCGGTGCAACACCGGCAACGGGTGCGGCGCAGCGCCGAGCGGGTGTCTCAGGTCCTGGACGCGCCGGATCCCGTCGTGGAGCCGGAGTCGCCCCGCCCAGCCCCGGACACGCCGTTCCCGCTCGTTCTCCGCGGCCTGCGCGCTCGCCACCCCGGGCAGCACCGGCCGGCGCTGGACGGGGTGGACCTGACTCTGGCCGAGGGGCGGCGTTTGGCCGTGGTGGGGCCGTCGGGCTCGGGCAAGACCACCCTGGCAGGGGTCCTCCTGCGGTTCCTCGAAGCGGAGGAGGGCTCGTACACCCTGGGCGGGGTGGAGGCGCGTGATCTGGAGAGCGACGACGTGCGGCGACACGTGGGGCTGTGCGCGCAGGACGCGCACCTCTTCGACAGCTCTCTCCGGGAGAACCTCCTCCTGGCCAGGAAGAACGCCACCGACGCGGATCTTTGGCGCGTGCTGGACCGCGCGAGGCTGCTGGAGTGGGTCGAACGCCTCCCCGAGGGCTTGGACACCCTGGTCGGCGAGCACGGTGCGTGCCTCTCCGGTGGTCAGCGTCAGCGGCTTGCCCTGGCCAGGGCACTGCTGGCCGACTTCCCCGTGCTGGTCCTGGACGAACCCGCGGAGCACCTGGATCTGCGGACCGCCGACGCGCTCACGCGTGAGCTCCTCGCCGCCACCGAGGGCCGGACCACGGTACTGATCACGCACCGCCTGGCGGGTCTCGAAGCCGTGGACGAGGTGATGGTGTTGGAAGACGGGCGCGTCGCTCAGCGGGGCCCCTTCGCCGAGCTGGCCGACACCGACGGGCCGCTCCGAGCGATGATCGCCCGGGAAGTGGAGGCCGAGGCGGTCCACTAGATCGGACTTTACCGGGCAGATCACCCTGATTAGTCTCGGAGTATGGCATCCTCGCCCCCCGGCTCTCGGCGGCCCGAGGAAGAGGAAGGGGTCTCGTCCGAGTTGCGCGAGCGGGTACCGAAGCTGCTGACGGCGATGCGCTCCGTCGGCAGCGGGCTGGAACTGCGCACCACGCTGGAGCGGATCTGCGAGACGGCGGCCACGCTGGCCGAGGCGCGGTACGCGGCCATCGGTGTGCTCACCGAGGACGGCGAGGGCCTGGAGGACTTCGTGCAGTACGGCGTCGACGCGGCGGGCGGCGGGCTTCCCGGCGGTCGCAAGGGCCTTCTGGGCGCGCTGCTCGACGATCCGGGCCCGGTGCGACTCGCCGACCTCACCACCGACCCGACGGAAGGTGGCCTCCCCCCGGACCACGCCCCGATGCGGGGCTTCCTCGCAGTGCCCATCCGGGTTCACGGCGAGGCCTTCGGCAACCTCTATCTCGCCGAGAAGCTCGGGGGTACCGGATTCGAGGCGAACGATCTCCACGTGGTCCGGGTGTTGGCCACCGAGGCGGGCATGGCCATCGGCAATG contains:
- the hisC gene encoding histidinol-phosphate transaminase: MSETSPKLRAELEDIPTYRPGRAAASGGRVAYKLSSNENPYPPLPGVLESVVAAAASFNRYPDMACAGLMDELSERFGVPLAHLATGTGSVGVAQQLLQATSGPGDEVIYAWRSFEAYPIITRISGATAVPVPLTVGEEHDLDAMADAVTARTRLIFVCNPNNPTGTAVRRDALERFLDRVPADVLVVLDEAYREFVRDREVPDGVEVYRSRPNVCVLRTFSKAYGLAGLRVGFAVAHEPVAAALRKTAVPFGVSAPAQAAAIASLRAEDELLGRVGNLVGERTRVVDELRSQGWTVPGTHANFVWLRLGERTAAFADACEQAGVVVRPFPGEGVRITIGENEANDILLKTAEQFHRIL
- a CDS encoding cytochrome ubiquinol oxidase subunit I, with the translated sequence MDMALAPETLARWQFGITTVYHFLFVPLTISLAALTAGLQTAWVRTGKEKYLQATKFWGKLFLINIAMGVVTGIVQEFQFGMNWSDYSRFVGDVFGAPLAFEALIAFFFESTFIGLWIFGWDKLPKKIHLACIWMVSIGTLLSAYFILAANSWMQHPVGYRINPEKGRAELTDFWAVLTQNTAVNQVFHSFSAAFLTGGAFMVGIAAFHLMRGRHIPVMRTSLRLGLVTLAVGGLLTAVSGDTLGKVMYEQQPMKMAAAEALWEGEEPAPFSVFAYGDVDEGHNKVALEIPGLLSFLAHSDFESYVPGINDTNEALREQFGPGDYKPIVPVAYWGFRWMIGFGMASLSLGLLGLWLTRRRFLLPGRWRTGEEEVPHLVLFGKPLGRSTTRLYWLAALWTMGFPLVANSWGWIFTEMGRQPWVVYGLFRTEDAVSPGVSQTEVLISMVVFTLLYAVLAVIEVRLLAKYVKDGPPELTEADLNPPTRIGGDPRDADKPMAFSY
- the cydB gene encoding cytochrome d ubiquinol oxidase subunit II produces the protein MELHDVWFVLIAVLWTGYFFLEGFDFGVGVLTRLLARDRPEKRVLINTIGPVWDGNEVWLLTAGGATFAAFPEWYATLFSGFYLPLLAILVCLIVRGVAFEYRVKRAGERWQRNWETAIFWTSLIPAFLWGVAFGNIVRGVPIDRDLEYVGGVVDLLNPYALLGGLVTLSLFTFHGAVFTGLKTVGEIRLRARALAARVGVLTAILASVFLGWTQSGGGDRWSLLALMVAVVALVGSLAANRAAREGWAFALSGVTIVATVAMLFLTLFPAVMPSTLDAGWSLTVTNASSSPYTLRIMTWLAVIATPLVLLYQGWTYWVFRKRIGTHHLADAGH
- the cydD gene encoding thiol reductant ABC exporter subunit CydD, whose translation is MKPVDPRLWRYARATRGFLLALVVLGGVGAGLLVGQAMLVADIVVGAFQHGRSVAELRTPLLLSVAVACGRAVVGRLTESAAHRAAAAVKSELRIRLLDRAAALGPGWLSGQRTGSLVTLATRGVDALDEYFSRYLPQLGLAVVVPTAVLARIVTEDWVSAAIIVGTLPLIPVFMVLIGWATQSRMDRQWRLLSRLSGHFLDVVVGLPTLKVFGRARAQAESIKRITDEYRRATMRTLRVAFLSSFALELLATLSVALVAVTIGMRLVHGEMTLYHGLLVLLLAPEAYLPLRQVGARYHAAAEGLAAAEDVFRILETPAPRHGHAIVPRSGAIDFDGVTVRRPGRSGDVVTDVTFTVRPGETVALVGPSGAGKSTLVDVVLGFVKPAAGHVRVGGVDLAEADPALWRARVAWVPQRPHVFAGTVADNVRLARPDADDAAVRRALRHAGALAFVDALPEAERTVLGEDGTGLSAGQRQRLALARAFLADRPILLMDEPTAALDGTTEADVVEAVRRLSVDRTVLLVTHRPALLRVADRVVRLPGDEEPSTAPVASPGSPAAAPSPSPSVAGGEPAGPEDGGGLAVLAPGRSRGGRALVRVRAAAPARRGRLGLALLLGSLALGSAVGLMATSGWLISRAAQQPPVLYLMLAVTATRAFGIGRAVFRYAERLVSHDAVLRMLADTRVAVYRRLERLAPAGLRDRRRGDLLVRLVADVDALQDHWLRWWLPAGSAVVVSGAAVAFTAWMLPEAGAVLAAGLLAAGVGVPAVTASVARRADRRLAPARAALAVRVTELFGGIAELTVAGALRGRAGAVRRADAELTRIASREARAVAIGDGLTALVSGLTLTAGAFVVVRAVADGRFDGLLAAVTVLTCVAAFEGVLGMPLAVQHRQRVRRSAERVSQVLDAPDPVVEPESPRPAPDTPFPLVLRGLRARHPGQHRPALDGVDLTLAEGRRLAVVGPSGSGKTTLAGVLLRFLEAEEGSYTLGGVEARDLESDDVRRHVGLCAQDAHLFDSSLRENLLLARKNATDADLWRVLDRARLLEWVERLPEGLDTLVGEHGACLSGGQRQRLALARALLADFPVLVLDEPAEHLDLRTADALTRELLAATEGRTTVLITHRLAGLEAVDEVMVLEDGRVAQRGPFAELADTDGPLRAMIAREVEAEAVH